The DNA region TGACGTTCGGCGAGATACCGATCGAGCGCAATGCCGCCACGGAATGTTGGGTCGGTTTCGTCTTGATCTCGCCCGTCGCGCCGATGGTCGGCAGCCAGGTCACATGCACGAACAGACAGTTCTCGCGTCCCACCTCGTTGCGGAGTTGGCGCAGCGCTTCGAGGAACGGCTGGGATTCGATGTCGCCCACCGTGCCGCCCACTTCAAGGATGACGATCTCCGCGCCGGTTTCCTTTTCCACCAGCCCGATGCGGCGTTTGATCTCGTTGGTGATGTGCGGAATGACCTGGATCGTCCCGCCGAGGTAATCGCCGCGCCGTTCCTTCGAGATGATCTCGGCATATACCTGCCCGGTCGTAAAGTTGCTGACGCGGCTCAGGCGGATATCAATGAAGCGTTCGTAGTGACCCAGGTCGAGGTCCGTTTCTGCGCCGTCGTCCAACACATACACCTCGCCATGTTGATACGGCGACATCGTGCCGGGGTCCACATTGATGTACGGGTCGAGTTTCTGCACCGCCACCTTGAACCCGCGTTCCTTTAACAGCAAGCCTGTCGCCGCGGCGGTCACGCCTTTTCCGACCGACGACACCACGCCGCCGGTAAAAAATAAATATTTTGTCGCCATTGAATATCTCCTCGTTATCATGGGATCTGGTGGTTGAGTAAGGCGGGTGTTCTTCCTGCCTGTATCGAAACCACATATCTCCCGATGACGCTGTAAATTGACAAAGAGAATGGGGAGGGCGTTTAAGCCCTCCCCATTTGGGGTTGCGTTCCTTTTGGTCGTGGATGTGTTCTCTTTTTCATCCGACCAGTTTCACCAGGTCCTCGGCGGCGCGCCGCATCTCCAGGAAGATCATGCCGAGTTTGGCTTCGTGCCGCGCCATTGCGGTCAGTACGGCTTCGTCGCCGATGGCGGTCAACACGATCGAGCCTTTATCGCCTTTGATGTACACCTGTTCCAGATCGCCGCGTCCAAGTTCGCCGGAGATCCGCTCGCCGAGGCTGAGCATCGCCGCCGACATGGCGGAAACACGGTCTTCTTCCACGCCCTGCTGCAGGGCGGATGCCATGATCAAGCCATCCACAGAAACAACGGCTGAGGCTTCAATGTCTGGTGCGGCGGCTTGCATATTGCGAAGACGTTCCACCATTAGGTCTGAGCGGGATTGTGCCATAAATCGGTCTCCTGGGAAAGCAGTTACATGGTGTTGGGACGAACTGAGTTTACCAGAAAAATCCTCATTCGAGAATTGCCCGCGCATTTCAAAATGAATGTGATTTCAATTTGACCCCTCCCATCCTTCATGTTAAACTTAACGGTTGCCATGCTCAAAGCCGTCCTGACCGTTCTCCTGCTTTTCCAATTTCAGGAATTCCCCGTTGCCATTTCGAAGCCGGAAGCGGGCGAAACCCTGCGCGGACAGGTGGAGATCCTCGGTCAGATGGATGTCCCGGATTTTGCCTCCGCCGAGCTGGCTTTCTCCTACGCCGCCTCCAACCCCGCCGACGCTTGGTTCACCATTCAGACCTTTTCCCAGCCCCCGGCGGATCTCCTGCTCGCCGTGTGGGACACCACCCAACTGACGGACGGTGATTA from Anaerolineales bacterium includes:
- a CDS encoding roadblock/LC7 domain-containing protein; translation: MAQSRSDLMVERLRNMQAAAPDIEASAVVSVDGLIMASALQQGVEEDRVSAMSAAMLSLGERISGELGRGDLEQVYIKGDKGSIVLTAIGDEAVLTAMARHEAKLGMIFLEMRRAAEDLVKLVG